One Belonocnema kinseyi isolate 2016_QV_RU_SX_M_011 chromosome 6, B_treatae_v1, whole genome shotgun sequence genomic region harbors:
- the LOC117175235 gene encoding uncharacterized protein LOC117175235: MKSVVFCLLTFYVIENVFSDKLMDQLNEVYNNGLKSLRFTIPNQILAEVSNDVDKTSGDDRKKAQNCYDYAKSSMKTFSETMFEPITKELGKCRDQGLQSQSVEVAKTCSNKVMDVFSKVVEEVKSSAKSCISSIKE, from the exons ATGAAGTCTGTTGTTTTCTGCTTGCTGACTTTTTACGTCATCGAA AatgttttttcagataaattgatGGATCAATTGAATGAAGTATATAACAATGGCCTGAAGAGTTTAAGATTTACAATTCCTAACCAAATACTAGCTGAAGTTTCT AATGATGTTGACAAGACTTCTGGCGATGATagaaaaaaagctcaaaattgcTATGATTATGCTAAGTCTTCAATGAAGACTTTCAGTGAAACCATGTTTGAACCTATCACCAAAGAATTGGGAAAATGTCGTGATCAAGGACTTCAAAGCCAGAGTGTCGag GTTGCGAAAACATGCAGCAATAAAGTAATGGATGTTTTTTCAAAGGTTGTAGAGGAAGTTAAATCTTCTGCCAAATCTTGCATCAGTTCGATAAAAGAGTAA